In a single window of the candidate division WOR-3 bacterium genome:
- a CDS encoding CAP domain-containing protein, which translates to MKSYASLLFFVFVSRLNSQNFLYDLEKRTLDLVNEYRVAHGLMELQFDETVAQQCREHSRFMSASDRGLTHEGFKDRVEKISAVVVLSSAAENVASNLNTPDPCSTAVAGWIGSPPHEKNMSGDWDITGVGVSMAPDGKYYFTQIFVRLEDTTFSSGYSQEEVEGYLAEMIDEYRRGLGSGGLPWDQTIDSLVEITANSFSANLSEKGELLSELNEKIQKYFDTERIGVIITSNSGFLIPHEEIFGDWSSNSEYKTLMADDFDLAGLTVISDDGGHYVCILALVKLAE; encoded by the coding sequence ATGAAATCTTACGCTTCGCTTTTGTTTTTTGTGTTCGTTAGCAGATTGAACTCGCAAAACTTCCTTTACGACCTCGAGAAAAGAACTCTGGATTTGGTTAATGAATACAGAGTCGCTCATGGACTTATGGAACTGCAATTCGATGAAACAGTGGCTCAACAGTGCAGGGAACACAGCAGATTCATGTCGGCTTCAGACAGAGGTCTGACCCATGAAGGATTTAAAGACAGGGTGGAGAAGATTTCGGCTGTAGTTGTCTTGAGTTCAGCCGCTGAAAATGTAGCAAGCAACTTAAATACTCCGGATCCCTGCTCTACGGCGGTTGCGGGATGGATAGGCAGTCCTCCGCATGAAAAGAACATGTCTGGCGACTGGGACATAACGGGCGTCGGAGTTTCCATGGCACCCGATGGCAAGTACTATTTTACGCAGATATTTGTCAGGCTCGAAGATACAACCTTTTCGTCTGGTTATTCTCAGGAGGAAGTGGAAGGGTATCTGGCAGAAATGATCGACGAATACAGAAGAGGTTTAGGATCCGGGGGATTACCCTGGGACCAGACAATAGATTCACTGGTTGAAATTACGGCTAACAGCTTTTCCGCAAACCTCTCTGAAAAGGGAGAACTGCTCTCTGAACTGAACGAAAAGATCCAGAAGTATTTCGATACGGAAAGGATCGGAGTGATAATCACGTCGAATTCAGGTTTTTTGATTCCTCATGAAGAAATATTCGGTGACTGGTCAAGTAACTCTGAATACAAAACCTTGATGGCGGATGATTTCGACCTGGCTGGCTTGACGGTAATTTCGGACGATGGAGGACACTATGTCTGTATTTTGGCGCTTGTTAAGTTGGCGGAATAA
- a CDS encoding class I SAM-dependent methyltransferase codes for MIVEGIRNFIETNKTKKILDVGCGEGRFTESIQPVYELLLAGDREKRFFKGKPQGTKISYVCFNGISMPFRDDEFDLVYARAVLHHEKRWKDLFDEFFRISKEKVLVEEPFEDRRTEEKSNAYDAMEFFLKLQKEAGYEHYRYISPVEFEIYFDKNKIKYLKRVEKNDAEISFEEIFRGFDKFAEKSGRREFWTFEFEKLKKRFFGKCFSDDDFLIIQADKKGSVFDKRK; via the coding sequence TTGATAGTTGAAGGCATCAGAAATTTTATTGAAACAAACAAAACAAAAAAAATATTGGATGTCGGGTGCGGAGAGGGTAGATTCACTGAGAGCATACAACCGGTTTATGAATTATTGTTGGCTGGGGACAGGGAGAAAAGGTTTTTTAAAGGAAAACCTCAAGGAACGAAGATAAGTTATGTATGTTTCAACGGTATTTCGATGCCTTTCAGGGATGACGAATTCGATTTGGTTTACGCGAGAGCGGTACTCCACCATGAGAAAAGATGGAAGGATTTATTCGACGAATTTTTCAGGATTTCAAAGGAAAAAGTCCTCGTTGAAGAACCTTTTGAAGACAGGAGGACCGAAGAAAAATCAAACGCTTACGACGCGATGGAATTTTTTCTAAAACTTCAAAAAGAAGCCGGATACGAACATTACAGATATATATCTCCAGTTGAATTTGAGATTTATTTTGACAAAAATAAGATAAAATATCTAAAAAGAGTTGAAAAAAACGACGCTGAAATAAGTTTTGAGGAAATATTCAGGGGTTTCGATAAATTCGCCGAAAAAAGCGGGCGCAGGGAATTCTGGACTTTTGAATTCGAAAAGTTAAAAAAAAGATTTTTTGGAAAATGTTTTTCTGATGACGACTTTTTGATCATTCAAGCCGACAAAAAAGGCAGTGTCTTTGACAAGAGAAAATAA
- a CDS encoding patatin-like phospholipase family protein, translating to MISFVQDSSFSSVRVGLVLSGGGARGFAHIGVLQVLERAGFRFDCISGTSMGSIVGGLYASGYTPCELEEMATEVNWGEVFDDGVKRRDLPLDERLNSERYIGGLDFEGFKPILPMGLIEGQRIEELLSYLTWRTSTVEDFSKLPTPFICVAADVEKSEAVVLSEGSLYESMRASMSIPTIFTPVVLDRRLLVDGGTIRNFPVQDVKKLGADFVIGVDVGTPTKKYSEFHSAVDIINQVIGFSNTRENLEQRAMCDFLITPELENFSSYDFSNPDTFIKLGEISAEKCFETLVFLADSLNMSARENQRFTQYTPDSVFVKDIYVIGLKEVSRTFVVSSFGFDCPCWLDDDKIREGVEDVYNTLFFKKVNYRLKEADDAYILIIIVEENRGDRINLGLRYNSYTNTQLLLNITLRNYLLRNSKFTADLKLGENYSFGIKYYLYASLGYVRNKIGIVLGAGLDQKYFYLYEGGSRFARLDFKSVYGSATFGLTLLNNVNFTFGAKLDYSALKPDVAPVNFRDSEYNGVVYTARLESDNLDRIYFTGSGIKTILEVTVGDKNFGSKDNYLKLTGDMSVFVPVTDKTALFFGAWGGISEAESLSVQNRFYMGGHTPTDCMNTFLGYENMELSGRQMAAFRTGLRIEPLENRYLEFQFNGGKIAGEIDELLENENIHYGAGLTLGSETPIGPLYISAAGRNVENINFYLNIGYNF from the coding sequence TTGATTAGTTTTGTTCAGGATTCCTCTTTTTCCAGCGTCAGGGTCGGACTTGTCCTCAGCGGAGGCGGCGCGAGAGGCTTTGCCCACATAGGTGTTCTCCAAGTTCTTGAAAGGGCTGGATTCCGTTTTGACTGCATAAGCGGGACGAGCATGGGATCAATAGTCGGCGGTCTCTACGCTTCGGGGTACACCCCCTGTGAACTCGAAGAAATGGCAACAGAAGTGAATTGGGGGGAAGTATTCGATGACGGGGTAAAGAGGCGTGATCTTCCTTTGGACGAAAGGCTGAATTCAGAAAGGTACATTGGAGGGTTGGATTTCGAAGGGTTTAAACCGATACTTCCCATGGGACTTATCGAGGGACAGAGAATCGAAGAATTGCTGTCTTATTTGACGTGGAGAACTTCTACGGTTGAAGATTTTTCCAAATTGCCGACTCCATTTATCTGTGTCGCCGCCGACGTTGAGAAATCCGAAGCGGTCGTCTTGAGCGAAGGCAGTCTATATGAATCCATGAGAGCGAGCATGTCGATACCGACAATATTCACCCCTGTGGTTTTGGACAGAAGGCTTTTGGTAGACGGTGGGACAATAAGAAATTTTCCGGTGCAAGACGTCAAAAAACTCGGAGCGGATTTCGTAATAGGTGTAGATGTGGGAACCCCGACGAAAAAATATTCTGAATTTCACTCGGCCGTAGACATAATAAATCAAGTAATAGGATTCAGCAATACAAGGGAGAACCTTGAACAGAGAGCAATGTGTGATTTCCTCATAACTCCGGAACTGGAAAATTTTTCCAGTTATGATTTTTCAAACCCCGACACTTTCATAAAACTCGGAGAAATAAGCGCGGAAAAATGCTTCGAAACATTAGTTTTTCTCGCTGACAGCCTGAATATGTCAGCGCGAGAAAATCAGAGGTTTACCCAATACACACCGGACTCCGTTTTCGTGAAAGATATTTACGTAATAGGCTTGAAGGAAGTTTCAAGAACTTTTGTCGTCTCCTCTTTCGGATTTGATTGCCCCTGCTGGCTTGACGACGATAAGATAAGAGAAGGCGTTGAAGATGTCTACAACACATTGTTTTTCAAAAAAGTCAATTACAGGCTAAAAGAAGCCGATGACGCATACATTTTGATCATAATAGTAGAAGAGAACAGGGGAGACAGGATCAATCTCGGTTTGAGATACAATTCTTATACTAACACTCAGTTGCTTCTCAATATCACTCTGAGGAATTATTTGTTGAGAAATTCTAAGTTTACCGCCGACCTGAAACTCGGGGAAAATTATTCCTTCGGTATCAAATATTATCTTTACGCTTCTTTGGGTTACGTCAGGAATAAAATAGGGATTGTTTTGGGGGCGGGTCTCGATCAGAAATATTTCTATCTATATGAAGGAGGATCAAGATTCGCCAGGCTTGACTTTAAATCGGTTTACGGGTCCGCAACATTTGGGCTGACTCTGCTCAACAACGTCAATTTCACTTTTGGAGCGAAACTGGATTATTCAGCTCTGAAACCAGATGTCGCTCCCGTAAACTTCAGAGACAGCGAATACAACGGGGTGGTTTATACTGCAAGACTCGAAAGCGATAATTTAGACAGAATCTACTTCACCGGATCTGGGATTAAAACAATTTTGGAGGTGACTGTGGGAGACAAGAATTTCGGGTCAAAGGATAATTACCTTAAGTTGACCGGAGATATGTCTGTATTTGTACCTGTTACTGATAAAACAGCCCTTTTTTTCGGGGCTTGGGGCGGTATTTCGGAAGCAGAATCTCTGTCCGTTCAGAACAGATTCTACATGGGCGGTCACACGCCGACTGACTGCATGAACACTTTTCTGGGTTACGAGAACATGGAATTATCCGGAAGGCAAATGGCGGCTTTCAGAACTGGCTTGAGAATCGAACCCCTTGAAAACAGGTATTTGGAGTTTCAATTCAACGGCGGGAAAATCGCCGGGGAAATCGATGAATTGCTCGAGAATGAGAACATTCATTACGGAGCGGGTTTAACTTTAGGCAGCGAAACGCCCATCGGTCCTCTTTATATATCAGCTGCTGGAAGGAATGTCGAAAACATAAATTTTTACTTGAATATCGGTTATAATTTCTAG
- a CDS encoding fumarate hydratase — translation MTKMRAIEKGTIEKSVLSLCEKASCSLDESVKDFYREYLLRSGDFRGSEVIGLILENSAAAENENRPVCQDTGIVCVFASVGSNLDISKIDLALEINSGVKKAGEKGVIRNSMVSDVFPDENSSRSASPASVYFETNPGDKLELTLMLRGGGAENSGRSGIFLPNASKEEIYRFVEKTTIENSINSCPPVIIGIGMGGTCDRASFLSLKALTRDIGQRSVNEKIAEIETAWLSRINSLGIGPAGFGGSLTAVELFIETFPRHISSFPVSVSFQCCAARKAKTTI, via the coding sequence ATGACGAAAATGAGAGCCATAGAAAAAGGAACCATAGAAAAATCCGTGCTTTCTCTGTGTGAAAAGGCTTCCTGTTCTTTGGACGAAAGCGTGAAGGATTTTTACAGGGAGTATTTACTTCGTTCTGGCGACTTCAGAGGATCAGAGGTAATCGGTCTGATACTCGAGAACTCTGCGGCGGCAGAAAATGAAAACAGGCCGGTCTGCCAGGACACAGGGATAGTCTGCGTCTTTGCCAGTGTAGGATCGAATTTAGACATTTCCAAAATTGATTTAGCCCTGGAGATAAATTCCGGTGTAAAAAAAGCCGGCGAGAAAGGTGTAATTAGAAATTCAATGGTGTCCGACGTTTTCCCGGACGAAAATTCTTCGAGGTCAGCGTCTCCGGCATCTGTTTATTTTGAAACAAATCCAGGCGATAAATTGGAGCTCACACTAATGCTCAGGGGAGGAGGCGCTGAAAATTCCGGAAGATCCGGAATTTTTTTGCCTAACGCCAGCAAAGAAGAAATTTACCGTTTCGTAGAAAAAACAACAATCGAAAACTCCATTAATTCCTGCCCTCCTGTCATCATAGGAATAGGAATGGGCGGAACCTGCGATCGGGCTTCTTTTCTATCCTTAAAAGCTCTCACGAGAGATATCGGACAACGCAGCGTCAATGAGAAGATAGCCGAGATTGAAACCGCGTGGCTCAGTCGAATAAACTCGCTTGGAATTGGACCCGCTGGTTTCGGAGGAAGCCTCACGGCGGTCGAACTTTTCATAGAAACATTCCCCCGCCATATTTCCTCCTTTCCGGTATCTGTCTCCTTTCAATGTTGCGCGGCGAGAAAGGCAAAGACGACAATATGA
- a CDS encoding sodium ion-translocating decarboxylase subunit beta: MDSLIFIPGYKEAVMMLIGFFLIWVSVKKNYEPLLLLPIGIGIILVNLPVSPLRAEDSILALMFEKGVKNDIFPLLIFISIGAMMDFKPLVQRPWLVVFGVSGQIGIFATMTMAVLLGYNIQQAASIGIIGSADGPTSIFVSSKLAPELLGLITLAAYSYMALVPLIQPPIMKALTTRGERSVKMPVSTYVVGKTLEKLFPYLILLVSGVFCPMSVPLIGFLMFGNILNTSGVTDMLAKASKDYLSGLVTLFLGIAVGSSMTAQSFLKFDTLIIFFLGLFAFAFSTAFGVLLGKLMLLFKVRINPLIGAAGLSSFPMSARLVHQIGQEADRTNYLLMHAASANVSGQLASVIAGGVLIDLVVKYAPGADFTGSVFPIALKILSVGMGRVFFIMIIVSLVIYLTRFLFRQKNTQ; the protein is encoded by the coding sequence ATGGATAGTTTGATTTTCATTCCAGGTTATAAAGAAGCGGTAATGATGTTAATCGGATTTTTCCTGATCTGGGTAAGCGTTAAAAAAAATTACGAACCCCTTTTGCTCCTGCCCATCGGCATAGGTATAATTCTCGTCAACCTACCGGTATCCCCTCTGAGAGCTGAAGATTCGATCCTGGCGCTCATGTTTGAGAAGGGCGTAAAAAACGACATATTCCCGCTTCTCATATTCATTTCAATAGGAGCGATGATGGACTTCAAGCCCCTTGTCCAAAGACCCTGGCTTGTTGTTTTCGGGGTTTCAGGGCAGATAGGGATTTTCGCGACGATGACGATGGCAGTCCTCCTCGGATACAACATTCAACAGGCGGCTTCAATCGGCATAATCGGCAGTGCCGACGGTCCGACTTCGATTTTCGTGTCCTCTAAACTCGCCCCGGAACTGCTTGGACTGATAACTCTCGCTGCATATTCGTACATGGCTTTGGTCCCGCTCATACAGCCTCCAATTATGAAAGCCCTGACGACAAGAGGAGAACGCTCCGTCAAAATGCCGGTCAGCACTTATGTGGTGGGTAAAACTCTCGAAAAGCTCTTCCCTTATCTCATACTTTTAGTTTCAGGCGTTTTTTGCCCTATGAGTGTTCCCCTGATTGGATTTTTAATGTTCGGGAATATTCTCAATACTTCAGGGGTCACAGACATGCTCGCGAAGGCATCAAAAGATTACCTTTCAGGTCTCGTCACATTGTTTTTAGGCATCGCTGTAGGATCTTCTATGACCGCACAGTCTTTTCTAAAATTCGACACACTCATAATATTCTTCCTCGGTTTATTTGCTTTCGCTTTTTCGACAGCTTTCGGAGTTTTGCTCGGAAAATTGATGCTGTTGTTCAAAGTTAGAATAAACCCGCTAATAGGAGCGGCGGGATTGTCTTCATTCCCCATGTCCGCGAGACTTGTTCACCAGATTGGACAGGAAGCCGACAGGACAAATTACTTGCTTATGCACGCGGCGTCGGCAAATGTATCGGGACAGCTCGCCTCGGTTATAGCAGGAGGCGTTTTGATAGATCTCGTCGTCAAATACGCTCCGGGCGCTGATTTTACCGGATCAGTTTTTCCGATAGCTTTGAAAATACTCTCTGTAGGAATGGGAAGGGTGTTTTTCATAATGATAATAGTCAGTTTGGTTATTTATCTTACAAGGTTTTTGTTTAGACAGAAGAATACACAATAA
- the mscL gene encoding large conductance mechanosensitive channel protein MscL: MLKELKEFAVKGNAIDMAVGIIIGAAFGAIVQSIVADIIMPPLGLLIGKVDFSNLFILLQNGNPAGPYSSLANAQTAGAVTINYGNFVNILIRFLIVSFVVFILVKNINRLKRQEKTVAETNAKECPFCFSQIPVKATRCPYCTSEIKS, from the coding sequence ATGCTTAAAGAGTTAAAGGAGTTCGCGGTTAAAGGCAACGCCATTGATATGGCGGTGGGTATCATAATTGGCGCGGCGTTCGGCGCGATTGTCCAGTCCATTGTAGCGGACATCATAATGCCGCCGCTCGGACTTCTGATAGGAAAAGTCGATTTCTCTAACCTCTTTATTCTTCTTCAGAACGGAAATCCCGCAGGTCCCTATTCATCTCTCGCAAACGCTCAGACCGCAGGCGCGGTGACGATAAACTACGGAAACTTTGTAAACATCTTGATAAGGTTTCTCATAGTGTCTTTTGTTGTTTTCATCCTTGTGAAAAACATCAACAGGCTGAAAAGACAGGAAAAAACAGTTGCCGAGACAAATGCAAAAGAATGCCCTTTCTGCTTCTCGCAAATACCAGTAAAGGCGACTCGTTGTCCATACTGCACATCTGAGATAAAAAGCTGA
- a CDS encoding fumarate hydratase C-terminal domain-containing protein yields MLRGEKGKDDNMIFDKEITIPVQDKKSIENLRAGNKILVSGKIYAARDSTLSEISDLVEKGNILPFKNSAVFLSSVSTIDQIQGKYAVGPTSSYRMEAHILKLIHSGLSLLIGKGTISENLLSEMRNKSCVYLGFPGGLSALLSKTVKEVKVLSHEHLANEALFELTVCEMPLIVFSDLLGGYIYRH; encoded by the coding sequence ATGTTGCGCGGCGAGAAAGGCAAAGACGACAATATGATTTTTGACAAAGAAATAACAATTCCCGTCCAAGACAAAAAATCCATAGAGAACTTGAGGGCTGGAAACAAAATTTTAGTCAGCGGTAAAATTTACGCGGCAAGAGACTCCACTTTGTCCGAGATCTCAGACCTCGTAGAAAAAGGCAATATTCTGCCTTTTAAAAATTCCGCAGTATTTCTAAGTTCCGTATCAACCATTGACCAAATCCAGGGCAAATACGCAGTCGGTCCGACCTCCTCATATCGAATGGAGGCTCACATACTTAAATTGATACATTCTGGGCTATCCCTGCTGATAGGTAAAGGTACGATTTCAGAAAACCTTTTATCGGAAATGAGAAACAAATCTTGCGTCTATTTGGGTTTTCCCGGAGGTCTTTCAGCGCTGCTTTCAAAAACTGTAAAAGAAGTCAAAGTTCTTTCCCATGAGCATCTAGCGAATGAAGCGCTCTTCGAACTGACGGTCTGTGAAATGCCTTTAATCGTCTTTTCAGATCTTTTGGGCGGTTATATTTATCGTCATTAA
- a CDS encoding GNAT family N-acetyltransferase, whose amino-acid sequence MKYFKKIIGKKVYLSPVDIDDCEQYAQWINDPEISINLDCFSQVFSLIKEREALEKLSKENSVFAIVENNSNKLIGNCGLHNIDFINRKAVLGIFIGDKNFWNRGFGTEAVNLLLDYGFNALNLNSVMLVVKEFNKRAIKCYEKCGFKTIGSRREASIVAGGKYDEIMMDILAGEFTENLSAKYINN is encoded by the coding sequence ATGAAATATTTTAAAAAAATCATCGGGAAAAAAGTGTATCTGTCGCCCGTCGATATAGACGACTGCGAACAGTACGCGCAATGGATCAACGATCCGGAAATTTCTATAAACCTCGATTGTTTTTCGCAGGTATTTTCGCTGATCAAAGAGAGAGAAGCTCTGGAAAAACTCTCTAAAGAAAATTCAGTTTTCGCTATTGTTGAAAACAACAGCAACAAACTCATAGGTAACTGCGGACTTCACAACATCGATTTCATAAACAGAAAAGCGGTTCTTGGTATTTTCATAGGCGATAAAAATTTCTGGAATAGAGGCTTCGGAACCGAAGCTGTAAACCTCCTTCTCGACTATGGTTTTAACGCGCTAAACCTGAACAGCGTGATGCTTGTCGTGAAAGAGTTCAATAAGAGAGCCATAAAGTGCTACGAAAAGTGCGGTTTTAAAACTATCGGCTCAAGAAGGGAAGCAAGTATTGTCGCAGGCGGGAAATACGATGAAATCATGATGGACATTCTCGCTGGAGAGTTTACAGAAAACCTGTCGGCAAAATACATAAATAATTGA